In the Theobroma cacao cultivar B97-61/B2 chromosome 1, Criollo_cocoa_genome_V2, whole genome shotgun sequence genome, one interval contains:
- the LOC18611534 gene encoding uncharacterized protein LOC18611534: protein MSIAFQNLFTPSSPHLNPNLKNPNSFPPITTRHLSFTLSNSQILHFRTRNFLNFKSPHPSSHSLLKAYESDSSIAASQEQNPIFNDFNLDSFLSIAEFLCILSSAVVSVVCAVSGWKGVILGGIWRRVMVWGIVGLVSAVAIGAWIRRRQWRRICAETVKGGGGGKNLNLIGRIEKLEEDLRSYATITRALSRQLEKLGIRFRVTRKALKEPIAETAALAQKNSEATRALAVQEDILEKELGEIQKVLLAMQEQQGKQLELILAIGKSGKLFEDKREPSQEKNTVEACNLTEEVNQMEINQTQPLGTSKGSGNDRA, encoded by the exons ATGTCAATCGCGTTTCAGAACCTCTTCACTCCTTCGTCCCCTCACTTAAACCCTAATCTGAAAAACCCTAATTCATTTCCTCCAATCACCACCCGCCATCTTAGCTTCACCTTATCCAATTCTCAAATTTTGCATTTCCGGACCCGgaattttctcaatttcaaaTCCCCCCACCCTTCTTCCCATTCCCTTCTCAAAGCCTACGAATCCGATTCTTCAATTGCCGCCTCacaagaacaaaaccctatatttaatgatttcaatTTAGATTCTTTTCTCTCAATCGCTGAATTTTTATGCATTCTTTCTTCAGCTGTTGTTTCGGTTGTTTGTGCCGTTTCGGGATGGAAAGGTGTCATTTTGGGTGGAATTTGGAGGAGGGTTATGGTGTGGGGAATTGTCGGATTGGTGAGTGCGGTTGCCATTGGGGCGTGGATTAGGAGGCGGCAGTGGCGGAGGATTTGTGCGGAAACGGTGAAGGGTGGTGGAGgaggaaaaaatttaaatttaataggGAGGATTGAGAAATTAGAGGAGGATTTGAGGAGTTACGCTACGATTACAAGAGCTTTGTCTAGGCAACTTGAGAAGTTGGGGATTCGGTTTCGCGTTACGAGGAAAGCTTTGAAAGAGCCCATTGCTgag ACTGCAGCTTTGGCTCAAAAGAATTCTGAGGCTACTAGAGCATTAGCAGTGCAAGAAGACATCCTAGAAAAGGAGCTTGGTGAAATTCAGAAAGTTTTGCTTGCAATGCAG GAGCAACAGGGAAAACAACTTGAGTTAATCCTTGCGATTGGAAAGTCAGGGAAGTTGTTTGAAGACAAGCGGGAACCTAGTCAAGAGAAAAATACAGTTGAAGCGTGTAATCTGACTGAGGAGGTGAATCAAATGGAAATCAATCAGACTCAACCTTTAGGTACAAGCAAGGGATCCGGCAATGACAGAGCATAA
- the LOC18611535 gene encoding uncharacterized protein LOC18611535 isoform X2: protein MEELRKLEQLQRTFTFMQSRSFVSSSSIDSNRFLANLILLLLQPCGELNLDNKCNLLSEYIPKISVTFLEEASQWVSLETDERDSQENYVELNNPPDKTDCRSLQINHKDVAMVGLEAMERANSTLEDFCRSYFMFHGIDITSPQVIFKYFPVLSFTESFIYQLDGLNEKILYIPMEGVTTPEKELEKEKFQGWAMNVFEKDPFRPLLNVFKCRGLLTERIREEFKSGEVYWALERKLCSALMCKMEISIEDVMRAIHLKSFDYRVLNLLLYQLRGEEVNDLHMEFLSVSEFLVEISDDLFDYEDDVLENNFNILRMFAKVYGPSTAPAMLAKYITDSEERYDNLLKTLDPQLSSKYKRRCEEATKEGGKVSGHPLGTWSIPPLIVNEELYRSNCLNTK from the exons ATGGAAGAATTGAGGAAGCTAGAACAACTCCAAAGAACTTTTACATTCATGCAATCGCGtagctttgtttcttcttcatctaTTGACTCTAATCGGTTTCTCGCCAACCTCATACTTCTCTTA TTACAACCATGCGGTGAACTGAATCTAGACAACAAGTGCAATTTACTTTCTGAATATATACCAAaa ATTTCAGTTACCTTTTTGGAAGAAGCATCACAATGGGTTAGCTTGGAAACTGATGAAAGAG ATTCTCAAGAGAATTATGTTGAGCTTAATAATCCGCCCGATAAGACGGATTGCCGTTCATTGCAGATAAACCATAAGGATGTAGCAATGGTGGGACTCGAAGCAATGGAACGGGCGAATTCTACACTTGAGGATTTC TGCAGATCTTATTTTATGTTTCATGGAATCGACATTACCAGCCCGCAAGTGATATTCAAATATTTCCCTGTCCTTTCATTTACTGAAAGCTTCATTTATCAG TTAGATGGTTTGAATGAGAAGATACTGTATATACCAATGGAAGGAGTTACCACTCCAGAAAAAGAACTTGAGAAG GAAAAATTCCAGGGTTGGGCTATGAATGTGTTTGAAAAGGATCCATTCAGACCACTTTTAAATGTATTTAAATGCCGGGGACTCCTTACTGAGAG GATCAGAGAAGAATTTAAGTCCGGAGAAGTGTACTGGGCTCTGGAAAGAAAGCTATGTTCTGCACTAATGTGCAAAATGGAG ATCTCCATTGAAGATGTCATGAGGGCAATTCATCTAAAGTCTTTTGACTATCGGGTGCTGAATCTTCTCCTATATCAGTTAAGAGGAGAAGAG GTCAATGACTTGCACATGGAATTCCTATCAGTCTCTGAATTCCTGGTAGAAATATCAGATGATCT GTTTGACTATGAG GATGACGTAttagaaaataatttcaatattttgcGTATGTTTGCCAAAGTATACGGACCTTCAACAGCCCCAGCTATGCTA GCAAAATACATAACAGATTCTGAAGAGAGGTAtgacaatttattgaaaactTTGGATCCTCAGCTGTCCTCGAAATACAAGAGAAGATGTGAAGAAGCCACTAAAGAAG GTGGGAAGGTTTCAGGACACCCTCTTGGAACGTGGAGCATTCCACCTCTGATTGTGAACGAGGAGTTATATCGATCCAACTGTCTAAATACTAAATGA
- the LOC18611535 gene encoding uncharacterized protein LOC18611535 isoform X3 yields the protein MEELRKLEQLQRTFTFMQSRSFVSSSSIDSNRFLANLILLLLQPCGELNLDNKCNLLSEYIPKISVTFLEEASQWVSLETDERDSQENYVELNNPPDKTDCRSLQINHKDVAMVGLEAMERANSTLEDFCRSYFMFHGIDITSPQVIFKYFPVLSFTESFIYQLDGLNEKILYIPMEGVTTPEKELEKEKFQGWAMNVFEKDPFRPLLNVFKCRGLLTERIREEFKSGEVYWALERKLCSALMCKMEISIEDVMRAIHLKSFDYRVLNLLLYQLRGEEVNDLHMEFLSVSEFLVEISDDLFDYEDDVLENNFNILRMFAKVYGPSTAPAMLVSMRPLLERNSIG from the exons ATGGAAGAATTGAGGAAGCTAGAACAACTCCAAAGAACTTTTACATTCATGCAATCGCGtagctttgtttcttcttcatctaTTGACTCTAATCGGTTTCTCGCCAACCTCATACTTCTCTTA TTACAACCATGCGGTGAACTGAATCTAGACAACAAGTGCAATTTACTTTCTGAATATATACCAAaa ATTTCAGTTACCTTTTTGGAAGAAGCATCACAATGGGTTAGCTTGGAAACTGATGAAAGAG ATTCTCAAGAGAATTATGTTGAGCTTAATAATCCGCCCGATAAGACGGATTGCCGTTCATTGCAGATAAACCATAAGGATGTAGCAATGGTGGGACTCGAAGCAATGGAACGGGCGAATTCTACACTTGAGGATTTC TGCAGATCTTATTTTATGTTTCATGGAATCGACATTACCAGCCCGCAAGTGATATTCAAATATTTCCCTGTCCTTTCATTTACTGAAAGCTTCATTTATCAG TTAGATGGTTTGAATGAGAAGATACTGTATATACCAATGGAAGGAGTTACCACTCCAGAAAAAGAACTTGAGAAG GAAAAATTCCAGGGTTGGGCTATGAATGTGTTTGAAAAGGATCCATTCAGACCACTTTTAAATGTATTTAAATGCCGGGGACTCCTTACTGAGAG GATCAGAGAAGAATTTAAGTCCGGAGAAGTGTACTGGGCTCTGGAAAGAAAGCTATGTTCTGCACTAATGTGCAAAATGGAG ATCTCCATTGAAGATGTCATGAGGGCAATTCATCTAAAGTCTTTTGACTATCGGGTGCTGAATCTTCTCCTATATCAGTTAAGAGGAGAAGAG GTCAATGACTTGCACATGGAATTCCTATCAGTCTCTGAATTCCTGGTAGAAATATCAGATGATCT GTTTGACTATGAG GATGACGTAttagaaaataatttcaatattttgcGTATGTTTGCCAAAGTATACGGACCTTCAACAGCCCCAGCTATGCTAGTGAGTATGAGACCACTcttggaaagaaattcaatagGCTGA
- the LOC18611535 gene encoding uncharacterized protein LOC18611535 isoform X1 has translation MEELRKLEQLQRTFTFMQSRSFVSSSSIDSNRFLANLILLLLQPCGELNLDNKCNLLSEYIPKISVTFLEEASQWVSLETDERDSQENYVELNNPPDKTDCRSLQINHKDVAMVGLEAMERANSTLEDFCRSYFMFHGIDITSPQVIFKYFPVLSFTESFIYQLDGLNEKILYIPMEGVTTPEKELEKEKFQGWAMNVFEKDPFRPLLNVFKCRGLLTERIREEFKSGEVYWALERKLCSALMCKMEISIEDVMRAIHLKSFDYRVLNLLLYQLRGEEVNDLHMEFLSVSEFLVEISDDLFDYEDDVLENNFNILRMFAKVYGPSTAPAMLVAKNNVLFQAKYITDSEERYDNLLKTLDPQLSSKYKRRCEEATKEGGKVSGHPLGTWSIPPLIVNEELYRSNCLNTK, from the exons ATGGAAGAATTGAGGAAGCTAGAACAACTCCAAAGAACTTTTACATTCATGCAATCGCGtagctttgtttcttcttcatctaTTGACTCTAATCGGTTTCTCGCCAACCTCATACTTCTCTTA TTACAACCATGCGGTGAACTGAATCTAGACAACAAGTGCAATTTACTTTCTGAATATATACCAAaa ATTTCAGTTACCTTTTTGGAAGAAGCATCACAATGGGTTAGCTTGGAAACTGATGAAAGAG ATTCTCAAGAGAATTATGTTGAGCTTAATAATCCGCCCGATAAGACGGATTGCCGTTCATTGCAGATAAACCATAAGGATGTAGCAATGGTGGGACTCGAAGCAATGGAACGGGCGAATTCTACACTTGAGGATTTC TGCAGATCTTATTTTATGTTTCATGGAATCGACATTACCAGCCCGCAAGTGATATTCAAATATTTCCCTGTCCTTTCATTTACTGAAAGCTTCATTTATCAG TTAGATGGTTTGAATGAGAAGATACTGTATATACCAATGGAAGGAGTTACCACTCCAGAAAAAGAACTTGAGAAG GAAAAATTCCAGGGTTGGGCTATGAATGTGTTTGAAAAGGATCCATTCAGACCACTTTTAAATGTATTTAAATGCCGGGGACTCCTTACTGAGAG GATCAGAGAAGAATTTAAGTCCGGAGAAGTGTACTGGGCTCTGGAAAGAAAGCTATGTTCTGCACTAATGTGCAAAATGGAG ATCTCCATTGAAGATGTCATGAGGGCAATTCATCTAAAGTCTTTTGACTATCGGGTGCTGAATCTTCTCCTATATCAGTTAAGAGGAGAAGAG GTCAATGACTTGCACATGGAATTCCTATCAGTCTCTGAATTCCTGGTAGAAATATCAGATGATCT GTTTGACTATGAG GATGACGTAttagaaaataatttcaatattttgcGTATGTTTGCCAAAGTATACGGACCTTCAACAGCCCCAGCTATGCTA gTTGCCAAAAACAATGTTTTATTTCAGGCAAAATACATAACAGATTCTGAAGAGAGGTAtgacaatttattgaaaactTTGGATCCTCAGCTGTCCTCGAAATACAAGAGAAGATGTGAAGAAGCCACTAAAGAAG GTGGGAAGGTTTCAGGACACCCTCTTGGAACGTGGAGCATTCCACCTCTGATTGTGAACGAGGAGTTATATCGATCCAACTGTCTAAATACTAAATGA
- the LOC18611536 gene encoding F-box protein FBW2: protein MEEDGEIRHWDELIPDALGLIFKNLSLQEILTVIPRVCKSWRRAVTGPYCWQDIDIEQWSQHCLPETLDRMLQMLINRSSGSLRKLCVTGLPNDRSFSFIADNAKSLQTLRLPRSEISDAVVEQVAGKLSSVTFLDVSYCRNIGAPALEAIGKHCKSLMGLRRTMHPLEVIDKQSQDDEALAIATTMPKLKQLEMAYLLISTQGVLKILENCPKLELLDVRGCWNVKLDDNFVKKFSRLKVVGPLVVDYFGMKGWDDCSNYSGSSGYLAWDFIAGDVGVDYDEISDGDWEDDQSMEDVEMRFYDGFDLDNAAFDWPLSP, encoded by the exons ATGGAAGAGGATGGTGAAATAAGGCACTGGGATGAATTGATTCCAGATGCACTTGGGTTGATTTTCAAGAATCTTTCACTCCAGGAGATACTTACAGTTATCCCAAGGGTCTGCAAATCATGGCGGAGAGCAGTTACAGGACCTTATTGCTGGCAGGACATTGACATCGAGCAATGGAGCCAACACTGTCTGCCTGAGACCCTGGATCGCATGCTTCAAATGCTGATAAATAGAAGCTCAGGTTCACTCCGCAAGCTCTGTGTTACCGGTCTCCCTAATGACCGGAGCTTTTCATTCATTGCAGATAA TGCCAAATCTCTTCAGACTTTGCGGCTGCCAAGAAGTGAAATAAGTGATGCAGTAGTGGAACAGGTTGCTGGCAAGCTCTCGTCAGTAACTTTCTTGGATGTTAGCTACTGCAGGAACATTGGGGCTCCAGCCCTTGAAGCAATTGGCAAGCACTGTAAGTCACTAATGGGTTTGAGGAGAACAATGCACCCGTTAGAGGTAATTGACAAGCAGTCTCAAGATGATGAGGCCCTTGCCATTGCTACCACAATGCCAAAGCTCAAGCAACTTGAGATGGCATACCTGCTTATTAGCACACAAGGTGTGCTCAAGATACTTGAAAACTGCCCTAAGCTTGAATTATTAGATGTGCGAGGATGCTGGAATGTGAAGCTAGACGATAATTTTGTGAAGAAATTCTCACGGCTGAAGGTGGTTGGACCTCTTGTTGTGGATTATTTTGGGATGAAGGGCTGGGATGATTGTTCAAACTATTCAGGTTCCTCTGGTTACTTGGCCTGGGACTTTATTGCGGGCGATGTTGGTGTTGATTACGATGAGATATCAGATGGGGATTGGGAAGATGACCAAAGTATGGAAGATGTGGAAATGAGGTTCTATGATGGTTTTGATTTGGATAATGCTGCGTTTGATTGGCCCCTCTCCCCATGA
- the LOC18611537 gene encoding EPIDERMAL PATTERNING FACTOR-like protein 1 produces MSICNLASSFPFLSGFGFWLFALPLQQGAASLGQLQPPNSPRGLSFEEKTRLGSTPPSCHNKCNGCHPCMAVQVPTLPSHERFQPGLTKGITNSMQFLDPSGNQYSNYKPLGWKCRCGKNFYNP; encoded by the exons ATGAG tatTTGTAACTTAGCCAgttcatttccttttctttctggCTTTGGTTTTTGGCTTTTTGCCTTGCCTTTGCAGCAGGGGG CCGCTTCCCTTGGCCAGCTGCAGCCTCCAAACTCCCCTCGG GGTTTATCCTTTGAGGAGAAAACAAGGCTGGGATCAACTCCTCCAAGTTGCCACAACAAATGCAACGGATGCCACCCTTGCATGGCGGTCCAAGTACCTACATTACCCAGCCATGAACGATTTCAACCAGGTTTGACCAAAGGAATCACTAATTCCATGCAGTTTCTTGACCCATCAGGTAACCAATACTCCAATTACAAGCCTCTTGGTTGGAAATGCCGCTGCGGTAAAAACTTTTACAATCCTTAA
- the LOC18611538 gene encoding mediator of RNA polymerase II transcription subunit 18 encodes MECVVQGIIETQYVEALEILLQGLCGVHRQRLGVHEICLKSGPNLGFVASEVRLLCDIEQAEPTWTVKHVGGAMRGAGAEQISVLVRSMVESKASKNVLRLFYALGYKLDYELLRVGFTFHFHRGAPITVTVSSVNKMLKLHATDEAVPVTPGIQLVEVTAPATSENYNEVVAAVSSFCEYLAPLLHLSKPGASTGVVPTAAAAAASLMSDGGGTTL; translated from the exons atggAGTGTGTTGTTCAAGGAATTATAGAGACACAG TATGTTGAGGCACTTGAAATTCTACTTCAAGGTCTTTGTGGTGTTCATAGGCAACGCTTAGGGGTCCATGAAATATGCCTTAAAAGTGGTCCAAATCTTG GATTTGTTGCTTCCGAGGTCAGATTATTGTGTGATATTGAGCAGGCTGAACCTACATG GACTGTTAAACATGTTGGGGGTGCAATGAGGGGTGCTGGTGCAGAGCAAATTTCGGTTCTGGTTAGGAGTATGGTAGAAAGCAAAGCAAGCAAGAATGTGCTTCGATTATTTTATGCACTGGGATACAAGTTGGATTATGAGCTGCTGAGAGTGGGATTCACCTTTCATTTCCATAGGGGTGCTCCAATAACTGTAACCGTTTCATCAGTTAATAAGATGCTTAAATTGCATGCAACAGATGAGGCTGTGCCTGTAACACCTGGTATACAGCTTGTTGAAGTGACTGCCCCTGCGACCTCAGAAAATTATAATGAAGTTGTTGCTGCTGTTTCATCCTTCTGTGAATATCTTGCTCC GCTGCTGCATTTGTCAAAGCCTGGTGCTTCGACTGGAGTTGTCCCTACAGCTGCTGCAGCTGCTGCATCTCTCATGTCTGATGGTGGGGGCACAACCTTGTAA
- the LOC18611539 gene encoding haloacid dehalogenase-like hydrolase domain-containing protein At4g39970 yields the protein MASHSTLLFSPPNLSPKFSSLFHYSLQSLTFQTKKPSSLSLTNTRKRRQLSVSVVSASHSLQALILDCDGVILESEHLHRQAYNDAFSHFNVRCPPSSQPLNWEPEFYDVLQNRIGGGKPKMRWYFKEHGWPSSTIFETPPEGDAERAKLIDTLQDWKTERYKEIIKSGTVEPRPGVLRLMDEAKAAGRKLAVCSAATKSSVILCLENLIGMERFQGLDCFLAGDDVKEKKPDPSIYLTAAKRLGVSEKDCLVVEDSVIGLQAATKAGMPCVITYTSSTADQDFKGSIAIYPDLSNVRLSDLELLLQNVAAAN from the exons ATGGCCTCTCACTCCACACTCCTTTTCTCTCCTCCAAATCTCTCTCCCAAattctcttctctctttcatTACTCCCTACAATCTCTCACtttccaaaccaaaaaacCATCATCACTTTCCTTAACAAACACGAGAAAACGAAGACAACTCTCAGTTTCTGTCGTCTCAGCTTCTCATTCTCTTCAAGCTCTCATTTTGGACTGCGATGGAGTCATTCTAGAATCCGAACACTTGCACCGCCAAGCTTACAACGATGCTTTCTCTCACTTCAATGTTCGTTGCCCTCCTTCTTCACAGCCTCTTAACTGGGAACCTGAATTTTATGATGTGCTCCAGAACCGGATTGGCGGTGGCAAACCCAAGATGagatg GTACTTCAAGGAACATGGATGGCCATCTTCTACCATATTTGAAACACCGCCTGAGGGTGATGCGGAGCGAGCCAAGTTAATTGACACTCTTCAG GATTGGAAGACTGAAAGGTACAAAGAAATAATCAAATCTGGAACT GTGGAACCTAGACCTGGCGTTTTAAGATTGATGGATGAGGCCAAGGCTGCT GGAAGAAAGCTAGCTGTTTGCTCTGCAGCAACTAAAAGTTCGGTTATACTCTGTCTTGAGAACCTTATTGGAATG GAGCGTTTTCAGGGTCTTGATTGCTTTCTTGCAG GTGATGATGTGAAGGAAAAGAAGCCTGATCCATCAATATATCTGACAGCTGCCAAG AGACTAGGCGTGTCTGAGAAAGATTGCTTGGTGGTAGAGGATAGTGTGATTGGACTACAG GCAGCAACAAAAGCTGGGATGCCATGTGTGATTACCTATACTTCTTCAACTGCTGACCAG GATTTCAAAGGTTCTATAGCAATTTACCCTGATTTAAGTAATGTGAG ATTGAGTGACTTAGAGTTATTGCTCCAAAATGTCGCTGCTGCTAATTAG
- the LOC18611540 gene encoding 7-deoxyloganetin glucosyltransferase isoform X2 encodes MDSFGATKSHAVCVPFPAQGHVNPMMQLAKLLHSKRFHITYVNTEFNHGRLIRSRGEEAVKGLPDFQFETIPDGLPPSDRDATQEVPSLCESTRKTCFAPFLELLAKLNSSPELRPVTCIVSDGIMNFGIKAAEVLGVPYVQLWTSSTCGFLGYLKYRELTERGIVPFKDENFVGDGTLDMPIDWVPGMNNMRLKDIPSFIRTTNPDDIMLNFAMQIPESQCKSLNSSLWKEDASCIEWLNKMEPKSVVYVNYGSVTVMSDHHLKEFAWGLANSKLPFLWIVRPDVVMGESAVLPKEFMEEIKDRGFTTSWCPQEQVLSHPAVGVFLTHCGWNSMLEAICEGVPLICWPFFAEQQTNCRYACTKWGIGMEINPDVTRDDVKALVKEMIEGDEGKRTRQMATEWKKKAEAANSIGGSCLGNFDRMIKKALHHKTS; translated from the exons ATGGATTCATTTGGAGCCACTAAATCTCATGCAGTATGTGTTCCATTTCCAGCACAAGGCCATGTTAACCCCATGATGCAACTAGCTAAGCTCTTGCACTCAAAACGGTTCCACATAACCTATGTTAACACCGAGTTCAACCATGGACGCTTGATCCGGTCTAGAGGGGAAGAAGCCGTTAAGGGTCTGCCGGATTTCCAGTTCGAAACCATTCCAGATGGGCTGCCACCTTCTGATCGTGATGCAACGCAAGAGGTTCCATCACTATGCGAATCCACAAGGAAGACTTGCTTCGCTCCATTCTTGGAACTGTTAGCTAAGCTAAATTCCTCACCCGAACTGCGGCCTGTTACTTGCATAGTTTCTGATGGAATCATGAACTTCGGAATCAAGGCTGCTGAAGTACTAGGCGTACCATACGTTCAGCTCTGGACTTCTTCAACTTGTGGCTTTTTGGGCTACTTGAAGTACAGAGAACTAACCGAAAGAGGCATTGTTCCATTCAAAG ATGAAAACTTCGTTGGTGATGGGACTCTTGATATGCCGATTGATTGGGTCCCTGGTATGAATAACATGCGCCTCAAGGATATTCCAAGCTTCATCAGAACCACCAATCCCGACGACATTATGTTGAATTTCGCCAT GCAAATTCCAGAAAGCCAATGCAAGTCACTAAATTCAAGCTTATGGAAAGAAGACGCAAGCTGTATCGAATGGCTTAACAAAATGGAACCCAAGTCAGTGGTGTATGTGAATTATGGTAGTGTGACTGTGATGTCAGATCATCATCTGAAAGAATTTGCATGGGGACTGGCAAACAGCAAGCTCCCATTTTTATGGATAGTAAGGCCTGATGTGGTCATGGGCGAGTCTGCTGTTTTGCCTAAAGAATTCATGGAAGAGATAAAGGATAGAGGATTCACAACAAGTTGGTGCCCCCAAGAACAAGTATTGTCCCACCCAGCAGTAGGTGTTTTCCTGACACATTGTGGGTGGAATTCTATGTTAGAAGCCATATGCGAAGGTGTGCCTCTAATCTGCTGGCCTTTCTTTGCTGAGCAACAGACAAATTGTCGATATGCTTGCACCAAATGGGGCATTGGCATGGAAATCAATCCTGACGTCACGCGTGACGATGTCAAGGCTCTTGTTAAGGAAATGATCGAAGGAGATGAGGGAAAAAGGACGAGGCAAATGGCCACGGAATGGAAGAAGAAAGCTGAAGCTGCTAATAGTATCGGAGGTTCTTGCCTTGGTAATTTTGATAGAATGATTAAGAAGGCTCTCCATCATAAAACTAGCTAG
- the LOC18611540 gene encoding 7-deoxyloganetin glucosyltransferase isoform X1 — protein MDSFGATKSHAVCVPFPAQGHVNPMMQLAKLLHSKRFHITYVNTEFNHGRLIRSRGEEAVKGLPDFQFETIPDGLPPSDRDATQEVPSLCESTRKTCFAPFLELLAKLNSSPELRPVTCIVSDGIMNFGIKAAEVLGVPYVQLWTSSTCGFLGYLKYRELTERGIVPFKDENFVGDGTLDMPIDWVPGMNNMRLKDIPSFIRTTNPDDIMLNFAMSVSEECLKSTSIIFNTFDELDKEVLEVIAAKSPDNYAIGPLNLLCRQIPESQCKSLNSSLWKEDASCIEWLNKMEPKSVVYVNYGSVTVMSDHHLKEFAWGLANSKLPFLWIVRPDVVMGESAVLPKEFMEEIKDRGFTTSWCPQEQVLSHPAVGVFLTHCGWNSMLEAICEGVPLICWPFFAEQQTNCRYACTKWGIGMEINPDVTRDDVKALVKEMIEGDEGKRTRQMATEWKKKAEAANSIGGSCLGNFDRMIKKALHHKTS, from the exons ATGGATTCATTTGGAGCCACTAAATCTCATGCAGTATGTGTTCCATTTCCAGCACAAGGCCATGTTAACCCCATGATGCAACTAGCTAAGCTCTTGCACTCAAAACGGTTCCACATAACCTATGTTAACACCGAGTTCAACCATGGACGCTTGATCCGGTCTAGAGGGGAAGAAGCCGTTAAGGGTCTGCCGGATTTCCAGTTCGAAACCATTCCAGATGGGCTGCCACCTTCTGATCGTGATGCAACGCAAGAGGTTCCATCACTATGCGAATCCACAAGGAAGACTTGCTTCGCTCCATTCTTGGAACTGTTAGCTAAGCTAAATTCCTCACCCGAACTGCGGCCTGTTACTTGCATAGTTTCTGATGGAATCATGAACTTCGGAATCAAGGCTGCTGAAGTACTAGGCGTACCATACGTTCAGCTCTGGACTTCTTCAACTTGTGGCTTTTTGGGCTACTTGAAGTACAGAGAACTAACCGAAAGAGGCATTGTTCCATTCAAAG ATGAAAACTTCGTTGGTGATGGGACTCTTGATATGCCGATTGATTGGGTCCCTGGTATGAATAACATGCGCCTCAAGGATATTCCAAGCTTCATCAGAACCACCAATCCCGACGACATTATGTTGAATTTCGCCATGTCAGTATCAGAAGAATGCTTAAAATCtacttcaataattttcaacacatttGATGAGTTAGACAAAGAAGTGTTAGAAGTCATTGCAGCCAAATCCCCTGATAATTATGCAATTGGTCCACTTAACTTGCTTTGTAGGCAAATTCCAGAAAGCCAATGCAAGTCACTAAATTCAAGCTTATGGAAAGAAGACGCAAGCTGTATCGAATGGCTTAACAAAATGGAACCCAAGTCAGTGGTGTATGTGAATTATGGTAGTGTGACTGTGATGTCAGATCATCATCTGAAAGAATTTGCATGGGGACTGGCAAACAGCAAGCTCCCATTTTTATGGATAGTAAGGCCTGATGTGGTCATGGGCGAGTCTGCTGTTTTGCCTAAAGAATTCATGGAAGAGATAAAGGATAGAGGATTCACAACAAGTTGGTGCCCCCAAGAACAAGTATTGTCCCACCCAGCAGTAGGTGTTTTCCTGACACATTGTGGGTGGAATTCTATGTTAGAAGCCATATGCGAAGGTGTGCCTCTAATCTGCTGGCCTTTCTTTGCTGAGCAACAGACAAATTGTCGATATGCTTGCACCAAATGGGGCATTGGCATGGAAATCAATCCTGACGTCACGCGTGACGATGTCAAGGCTCTTGTTAAGGAAATGATCGAAGGAGATGAGGGAAAAAGGACGAGGCAAATGGCCACGGAATGGAAGAAGAAAGCTGAAGCTGCTAATAGTATCGGAGGTTCTTGCCTTGGTAATTTTGATAGAATGATTAAGAAGGCTCTCCATCATAAAACTAGCTAG